The Oscillospiraceae bacterium genome includes a region encoding these proteins:
- a CDS encoding HAD family hydrolase, which produces MIKGAIFDLDGTLLATLESIAKAGNTMLKHFGYPPVPVKQYGIFAGNGADKLVERALIYSGDTKLVHLEEAIRVYREIFGEYCSYQVKPYDGIVKMLDELVAKKIHLGVVTNKPHVSATRLMKEYFGNYPFTHVIGQQTGLPQKPDPAGIFTLLSDWGIAPSECVYLGDSDVDMQTGNNAGCLTIGVLWGFRDKGELDENGAHHTIENPLELLDLLK; this is translated from the coding sequence ATGATAAAAGGTGCAATTTTTGATTTGGATGGCACGCTGCTTGCCACTTTGGAGTCGATTGCTAAGGCAGGCAACACCATGTTAAAACATTTTGGATATCCTCCCGTTCCCGTAAAACAGTACGGCATTTTTGCAGGAAACGGTGCGGACAAACTGGTGGAGCGTGCGTTAATTTACAGTGGCGACACCAAGCTTGTTCATTTAGAAGAAGCTATCCGTGTGTATCGGGAGATTTTCGGGGAATACTGCAGTTACCAAGTGAAACCCTATGATGGCATTGTCAAGATGCTTGATGAATTGGTTGCTAAAAAAATTCATCTTGGCGTGGTAACCAACAAACCCCACGTGAGTGCGACGCGTTTAATGAAAGAATATTTTGGCAATTATCCGTTTACCCACGTGATTGGTCAGCAGACGGGGCTTCCTCAAAAGCCTGATCCTGCAGGGATTTTCACCTTGCTTTCCGATTGGGGAATTGCTCCCTCGGAATGTGTGTATTTAGGTGACAGCGATGTGGATATGCAAACGGGAAATAACGCAGGCTGTCTCACAATTGGCGTGTTGTGGGGATTTCGTGACAAAGGGGAATTAGACGAAAACGGTGCCCATCACACCATCGAAAACCCTTTGGAGTTGCTTGATTTATTAAAATAA
- the rplM gene encoding 50S ribosomal protein L13, whose amino-acid sequence MKDTYLAKAGQTESKWYIVDAADVSLGRTAAKVASILRGKHRPEYTPNVDLGDHVIVINAEKAVLTGNKLKDKIYYRHTGYIGGLKAVPYEKLMAENPEKAMMLAIKGMLPHNSLGRKMATKVRIYKGTEHEHAAQKPEVYNG is encoded by the coding sequence ATGAAAGATACTTATCTTGCAAAAGCAGGACAGACCGAATCTAAATGGTACATTGTTGACGCTGCAGATGTTTCTTTAGGTAGAACCGCTGCAAAAGTTGCTTCCATTTTAAGAGGTAAACATCGTCCTGAGTACACTCCCAACGTTGACCTGGGAGACCACGTTATCGTTATCAACGCTGAAAAAGCTGTTTTAACCGGTAACAAACTGAAAGACAAAATTTACTACAGACACACCGGTTACATCGGCGGTTTAAAAGCTGTTCCCTACGAAAAACTGATGGCTGAAAATCCGGAAAAAGCTATGATGCTGGCAATCAAAGGCATGCTGCCCCACAACTCTCTGGGCAGAAAAATGGCTACCAAAGTTAGAATTTACAAAGGTACTGAGCATGAACATGCAGCTCAGAAACCCGAAGTATACAACGGTTAA
- the rpsI gene encoding 30S ribosomal protein S9, with protein MAKKLEVYLGTGRRKSSVARVRLIPGKGNIIINKRDIDDYFGLETLKLIVRQPLNLTATAGQFDVLVNVFGGGVSGQAGAIRHGITRALINYNADLKSDLKKAGFVTRDPRMKERKKYGLKAARRAPQFSKR; from the coding sequence ATGGCTAAAAAATTAGAAGTATATCTTGGTACCGGCAGAAGAAAAAGCTCTGTAGCAAGAGTTCGTCTGATTCCCGGTAAAGGTAACATTATCATCAATAAAAGAGATATTGACGATTACTTTGGTCTGGAAACCTTAAAATTAATCGTTAGACAGCCCTTAAACTTAACTGCAACCGCAGGTCAGTTCGACGTTTTGGTTAACGTATTCGGCGGCGGCGTTTCCGGTCAGGCAGGTGCTATCAGACACGGTATCACCAGAGCTTTAATCAACTACAATGCTGATTTAAAATCCGACCTGAAAAAAGCCGGCTTCGTAACTCGTGATCCTCGTATGAAGGAAAGAAAGAAATACGGCTTAAAAGCAGCTCGTCGTGCACCCCAGTTCTCCAAACGTTAA
- the cadA gene encoding cadmium-translocating P-type ATPase: MEKVILKIGGMTCGACSAYLQKQLNKQSGIRANVNIATHQAEVYYDADTVTLSMIEKIVVKSGYKVVEAEEKNYLKQKLIVALCFAIPLFYLCMGPMVGLAGISDPFWNVTIQLLLTLPVMGVGYKFYTIGFSKLFHLSPNMDSLVAVGTLASFLYSLYGTVMVWMGNAHFSHHLYYESTAVIIALILLGRFLEHRSRGKTGDAIRSLMALSPKTATVLRDGEEMVIPAEEVQIGDILIVKAGENFSVDGVVVFGETTVNESMLTGESLPVDKTVGDTVYGGTTNQNGYVRIEATKVGDATVISQIIRLVEDASGTKAPIARLADVISGYFVPTVILIALISAIAWALLGKDFSFCLNIFVSVLVIACPCALGLATPTAIIVGTGKAAKQGILFKNATALETAHKIDTVVFDKTGTLTIGEPVVTDIVCVSLSAEELLQKTAALEAYSEHPLGRAILKKWGEKPLPLAENFQSVTGLGIMGTIDGQLIKIGNSEFVSVPDTSASERLSEDGKTVLFISIDGNYAGFIAVADTVKETSKQAVKTLNELGIETVMLTGDNEKTAQAIAEKCGIKTVIAKVRPDEKMAKIEELKANGKIVAMVGDGINDAPALTASDIGIALGNGTDIAMESADVILVKGNPEDVAEAILLGKKTMKTIRQNLFWAFCYNTLGIPLAAGLLTPFGILMNPMIGALAMSLSSVSVVSNSLRLSRT, translated from the coding sequence ATGGAAAAAGTAATTTTAAAAATCGGCGGAATGACCTGCGGTGCCTGTTCAGCATATCTGCAGAAACAACTGAATAAACAATCAGGCATCCGTGCCAACGTGAATATTGCTACCCATCAGGCAGAAGTGTACTACGATGCCGACACCGTCACCCTCTCTATGATTGAAAAAATTGTGGTGAAAAGCGGATACAAAGTGGTGGAAGCGGAAGAAAAAAATTATTTGAAACAAAAACTTATCGTGGCGTTATGCTTTGCAATTCCGTTGTTTTATCTTTGTATGGGGCCTATGGTGGGACTTGCAGGAATTTCGGACCCCTTTTGGAATGTAACCATCCAACTGCTCCTCACCTTACCTGTGATGGGAGTTGGCTACAAATTCTACACCATTGGTTTTTCCAAACTGTTTCATCTGTCCCCCAATATGGACAGCTTGGTGGCGGTAGGAACCTTAGCCTCCTTTTTATACAGTTTATACGGTACCGTGATGGTGTGGATGGGAAACGCTCATTTCTCCCACCATTTATATTACGAAAGCACCGCCGTGATTATTGCTCTGATTCTGTTGGGACGGTTTTTGGAGCATCGCTCCCGGGGAAAAACGGGAGATGCTATTCGTTCCTTAATGGCGCTATCCCCCAAAACCGCCACCGTTCTTCGTGATGGGGAAGAAATGGTAATCCCCGCAGAAGAAGTGCAAATCGGCGATATTTTAATCGTGAAAGCAGGCGAAAACTTTTCGGTAGACGGCGTGGTGGTTTTCGGGGAAACCACCGTTAACGAAAGCATGCTTACAGGGGAAAGTCTGCCCGTGGATAAAACCGTTGGCGACACCGTTTACGGCGGAACCACCAACCAAAACGGATATGTCCGAATAGAAGCAACCAAAGTGGGTGATGCCACGGTGATTTCTCAGATTATCCGTCTGGTGGAAGATGCTTCAGGCACCAAGGCACCTATTGCCCGTCTTGCCGATGTGATTTCAGGATATTTTGTGCCCACCGTGATTTTGATAGCGCTCATTTCAGCGATAGCGTGGGCTTTATTGGGAAAAGATTTTTCATTCTGCTTAAATATTTTTGTGTCGGTGTTGGTAATTGCCTGCCCCTGCGCTTTGGGACTTGCCACTCCCACCGCCATCATTGTGGGAACGGGAAAAGCGGCAAAGCAAGGAATCTTATTTAAAAATGCCACTGCTTTGGAAACCGCACACAAAATTGATACAGTGGTATTTGATAAAACGGGTACCTTAACCATTGGGGAACCTGTGGTGACAGATATCGTGTGCGTCTCTTTATCAGCAGAAGAACTTTTACAAAAAACGGCAGCATTGGAAGCATATTCCGAACATCCCTTAGGCCGTGCCATCCTGAAAAAATGGGGAGAAAAGCCACTACCCTTAGCAGAAAATTTTCAATCTGTGACGGGACTGGGTATTATGGGAACGATAGACGGACAACTTATCAAAATCGGAAACTCAGAATTCGTAAGCGTGCCTGATACCAGCGCTTCTGAGCGTCTTTCCGAAGACGGAAAAACCGTTTTATTTATATCAATAGACGGCAATTATGCAGGTTTTATCGCTGTGGCAGACACCGTAAAAGAAACCTCCAAACAAGCGGTCAAAACCTTGAATGAACTGGGCATTGAAACTGTGATGCTAACAGGTGACAACGAAAAAACCGCTCAAGCCATTGCCGAAAAATGCGGTATCAAAACCGTGATAGCAAAAGTGCGTCCCGATGAAAAAATGGCAAAAATCGAGGAATTAAAAGCCAACGGAAAAATTGTTGCCATGGTGGGAGACGGCATCAACGATGCTCCAGCCCTGACCGCTTCCGATATCGGCATCGCCTTAGGAAACGGCACCGATATTGCTATGGAAAGCGCAGATGTGATTTTGGTAAAAGGCAATCCCGAAGATGTGGCAGAAGCCATTTTATTAGGCAAAAAAACCATGAAAACCATCCGTCAGAATCTGTTCTGGGCGTTTTGCTATAACACTTTGGGAATTCCGCTGGCAGCAGGTCTTTTAACACCTTTTGGAATCTTAATGAATCCCATGATCGGAGCGTTGGCGATGAGTTTGTCGTCGGTGTCTGTGGTAAGCAATTCCCTTCGTCTTAGTCGAACTTGA
- a CDS encoding GNAT family N-acetyltransferase, protein MAEKKDILAYKPIFQQIFSEDLQFCDRIFAHRLDNVFDKRDGDEIASFLFAIPFTARVFDKEYSSVYVYGVGTVPEARGKGYMKEIFQKMEDFFGNDIDFYYLVPADESLFSMYEKLGYQTAFYLKKEMLFPEKNPTLEYEIYEAPEEFHTDYLSWTNSFDTVILRNEEDSAFYLSQGKYYKIKNSGFYVEVSDSDRQTAHIREAYFPTDHTTACLLDFLARKGYQKAIFTTPEPKTPYAMVKIVNSSLKMDDFKNGYTNLNFD, encoded by the coding sequence ATGGCAGAAAAGAAAGATATCCTTGCATATAAACCAATTTTTCAACAGATTTTTTCCGAGGATCTTCAGTTTTGCGACCGTATTTTTGCCCACCGTTTAGACAATGTATTTGATAAACGTGATGGAGATGAAATTGCCAGTTTTTTGTTTGCGATTCCTTTTACTGCAAGGGTTTTTGATAAGGAATACTCATCTGTTTATGTGTATGGAGTGGGTACTGTTCCCGAAGCTCGTGGCAAAGGCTATATGAAAGAAATCTTTCAAAAGATGGAAGATTTCTTTGGAAATGATATTGATTTCTATTATCTGGTGCCTGCTGATGAATCGTTGTTTTCCATGTATGAAAAATTGGGTTATCAAACCGCATTTTATCTGAAAAAAGAAATGTTGTTTCCCGAGAAAAATCCTACTTTAGAATACGAAATTTACGAAGCTCCCGAAGAATTTCATACTGACTATTTAAGTTGGACAAATTCTTTTGATACCGTGATTTTAAGAAACGAAGAAGATTCCGCTTTTTATCTCTCCCAAGGGAAGTATTACAAAATCAAAAACAGCGGTTTTTATGTGGAAGTATCCGATTCCGACCGCCAGACTGCTCACATTCGGGAAGCCTATTTTCCCACCGACCATACCACAGCATGTTTGCTTGATTTCCTTGCCAGAAAAGGGTATCAAAAAGCCATTTTTACCACTCCTGAGCCAAAAACGCCTTATGCCATGGTGAAAATTGTAAATTCTTCGTTAAAGATGGACGACTTCAAAAACGGTTACACCAATTTAAATTTCGATTAA
- a CDS encoding pyridoxal phosphate-dependent aminotransferase encodes MKISKKGGAVSASPTLAIDSKFKQMKADGIDAVGFGTGEPDFDTPDHIKQAAIDALSKGMTKYTPASGTPALKQAIVRKLKRENNLDYEAKNIVISNGAKHSLTNIFMAICDPGDEVIVPAPYWVSYPEMVKLADGVPVILNTTEEHDFKFTVEELAQVVTDKTVAVILCSPSNPTGSVYSKEELQKIADFCVAKNLIVVSDEVYEHLIYEGDTVSIATLGEDIKKLTVTVNAVSKTYAMTGWRIGYTACEEGLAKVMANIQSHATSNPNSIAQAAACAALDGSLDCVYNMKKHFEQRKNYMYEKINAIPGLSCRMPKGAFYIMMNISQVKGKKYEGVTINTSDDFCSLLLEKELVALVPGSGFGADDFCRWSYATGMDSIEKGMERLARFVSNLTD; translated from the coding sequence ATTAAAATCAGTAAAAAAGGCGGCGCAGTTTCCGCGTCTCCTACCTTGGCAATCGATTCCAAATTCAAACAGATGAAAGCAGACGGTATTGATGCGGTTGGTTTCGGAACCGGTGAACCCGATTTCGATACCCCTGACCATATCAAACAGGCGGCGATTGATGCGTTATCCAAAGGGATGACCAAATACACCCCCGCTTCCGGTACTCCTGCCCTAAAGCAGGCAATCGTGCGCAAATTAAAACGGGAAAACAACTTGGATTACGAAGCGAAAAACATCGTAATTTCCAATGGTGCAAAACATTCTTTAACCAACATCTTTATGGCAATTTGTGATCCCGGGGATGAAGTAATCGTGCCTGCTCCCTACTGGGTAAGCTATCCCGAAATGGTGAAGCTGGCAGACGGGGTTCCCGTGATCTTAAACACCACCGAAGAACACGATTTCAAATTCACCGTGGAAGAACTGGCGCAGGTTGTGACCGATAAGACCGTTGCGGTAATTTTATGCAGCCCCTCCAATCCCACAGGTTCCGTTTATTCCAAAGAAGAACTGCAAAAAATTGCAGATTTCTGTGTGGCAAAAAATCTGATTGTGGTTTCCGACGAAGTGTATGAACACTTGATTTACGAAGGTGACACCGTTAGTATTGCCACTTTGGGCGAAGATATCAAAAAACTGACTGTTACCGTAAATGCGGTTTCCAAAACTTATGCAATGACCGGTTGGCGTATCGGCTACACCGCTTGTGAAGAAGGTTTGGCAAAGGTAATGGCAAACATTCAGTCTCACGCTACCTCCAACCCCAACTCCATCGCGCAGGCAGCAGCTTGTGCGGCGCTGGACGGTTCTTTGGATTGCGTTTACAATATGAAAAAACATTTTGAACAGCGCAAAAACTATATGTATGAAAAAATCAATGCAATCCCCGGTTTATCCTGCAGAATGCCCAAAGGTGCGTTCTACATCATGATGAATATTTCCCAAGTGAAAGGCAAAAAATATGAAGGTGTTACCATTAACACCTCTGATGATTTCTGCTCCTTACTCCTGGAAAAAGAACTGGTAGCACTGGTACCAGGCTCCGGCTTTGGTGCAGATGATTTCTGCCGTTGGTCTTATGCAACCGGAATGGACAGCATCGAAAAAGGGATGGAGCGCTTAGCACGTTTCGTTTCCAATTTAACTGACTAA
- a CDS encoding four helix bundle protein, with product MEEKKNLLREQAIELAIEISDICDTIKGCSIYVNQLLRCSSSIGANLHEAKYAQSRADFINKLEIALKESYETEYWLELLLRKTKIDEPTYRNLVNKCGTIRRKLIASVTTAKK from the coding sequence ATGGAAGAAAAGAAAAATTTATTAAGAGAACAAGCCATTGAGTTAGCAATAGAAATTTCTGATATTTGCGACACTATCAAAGGTTGTTCGATATATGTGAATCAGTTGTTAAGATGTTCATCTTCCATCGGTGCAAATCTTCACGAAGCAAAATATGCACAAAGCAGGGCTGACTTCATCAACAAATTAGAAATTGCCTTAAAAGAAAGCTATGAAACAGAATATTGGTTAGAGTTGTTACTTCGAAAAACCAAAATTGATGAGCCCACATACAGAAATTTAGTCAATAAATGTGGCACAATCAGAAGGAAACTGATTGCATCTGTTACTACAGCTAAAAAATAA